A genome region from Blautia coccoides includes the following:
- a CDS encoding D-lyxose/D-mannose family sugar isomerase, which yields MKRSEYDQIKKEGLELMEKAGIYLTPEEKERMEVTDFGLNDPYHEGLMLHVYVNTKRCCAKELPMLPGQICAEHRHPPLGPDNPGKEETFRCRYGEVYVHVPGEPTQTPKATIPEGKEDVYTVWHEIVLKQGEQYTLVPNTKHWFQAGPEGAVVSEFSSYSDDGTDVYTDPAISRFTTIEE from the coding sequence ATGAAGAGAAGCGAATATGATCAGATTAAAAAGGAAGGACTGGAACTGATGGAAAAGGCCGGTATCTATCTGACACCGGAAGAAAAGGAAAGGATGGAAGTTACAGATTTTGGTCTGAATGATCCTTATCACGAAGGTCTTATGCTGCATGTTTATGTAAATACAAAAAGATGCTGCGCCAAGGAACTGCCTATGCTCCCCGGACAAATCTGTGCAGAACACAGACATCCGCCCCTTGGACCGGACAATCCGGGTAAAGAAGAGACCTTCCGCTGCCGTTACGGAGAAGTATATGTACATGTTCCCGGAGAGCCAACCCAGACTCCCAAGGCAACGATTCCGGAGGGAAAGGAAGACGTATATACTGTTTGGCATGAAATTGTACTGAAGCAGGGGGAACAGTATACCCTGGTACCGAATACGAAGCACTGGTTCCAGGCCGGGCCGGAGGGTGCAGTGGTCTCAGAGTTTTCATCATACAGTGATGACGGCACGGATGTCTATACAGATCCTGCGATTTCAAGGTTTACTACAATAGAAGAATAA
- a CDS encoding TetR/AcrR family transcriptional regulator, protein MPAKAKVSKEMIVDAAFEIARKEGMENINARTVSEKLNCSTQPVMYHFATIEELKKAVYAKADCYHSEYLMKIKDPQKGTMLGIGLNYIRFAIEEPHLFRFLFQSNFFTGTTLLEMIDAEELTPVISAMQGAIGGSIEQVKEIFLMVFLFAHGYASIIANNSLEYDEELIKSHIERAYRSAILAVQEETK, encoded by the coding sequence ATGCCTGCAAAAGCAAAGGTTTCAAAAGAGATGATTGTAGACGCTGCCTTTGAGATTGCCCGTAAAGAGGGCATGGAAAATATCAATGCAAGGACTGTATCAGAAAAGCTAAACTGTTCTACGCAACCCGTTATGTACCACTTTGCAACGATTGAGGAATTGAAAAAAGCGGTCTATGCAAAAGCAGACTGCTATCACTCGGAATACTTAATGAAAATTAAAGACCCACAGAAGGGTACTATGCTTGGAATTGGATTGAATTATATCCGCTTTGCGATTGAAGAACCGCATTTGTTCCGTTTCCTTTTTCAGTCAAATTTTTTCACTGGAACTACTCTGCTTGAAATGATAGACGCCGAGGAACTTACGCCTGTTATTTCGGCAATGCAAGGAGCAATCGGAGGAAGTATCGAGCAAGTGAAAGAAATTTTTTTGATGGTTTTCCTGTTTGCTCATGGATATGCAAGTATCATAGCCAACAATTCATTGGAGTATGATGAAGAACTCATAAAGTCACATATAGAACGAGCGTACAGAAGTGCGATATTAGCCGTACAGGAGGAAACAAAATGA
- a CDS encoding alcohol dehydrogenase catalytic domain-containing protein, which produces MLAYIFDKQGKPKLTEKEKPSLKAGSGAVIKLEACSICGTDIRTYRFGSNKIPDGRILGHEIVGRIAQIKEKYSNEFPVGTYVSMAPAIGCGNCRCCKQGFTNMCDDLKTIGFEYDGGFAEYMSVPECAFEMGNVYRLPQEGNHTKYALSEPLACVMNAQSYLHIAPGDCVLIIGSGIIGCMHAELAVHAKAGKVVIAETSQERICQAEKLLEGVSFINSSKENLEEKIKELTQGNGADVVVTACSVGKVQEQGMKLLAKRGRISLFGGLPGESKGFLDSNLIHYRELSVYGVHASTPEQNKKAMEYIRDGVIDAEKYISACYPLSRAGEAFEEAEKGEAMKLVVTM; this is translated from the coding sequence ATGTTAGCTTACATATTTGATAAACAGGGAAAACCTAAATTGACCGAAAAGGAAAAGCCGTCTCTTAAGGCGGGGAGCGGGGCAGTGATCAAACTGGAAGCCTGTTCCATCTGCGGTACGGATATCCGCACATACCGGTTCGGGAGTAATAAAATACCGGATGGGAGGATTTTAGGACATGAGATCGTGGGGCGTATTGCACAAATAAAAGAAAAGTATAGCAATGAATTTCCCGTAGGAACCTATGTATCCATGGCGCCTGCCATAGGATGTGGAAACTGCAGATGTTGTAAACAGGGATTTACCAATATGTGTGATGATCTGAAAACCATAGGTTTTGAATATGACGGAGGCTTTGCGGAGTATATGTCTGTTCCCGAATGTGCGTTTGAAATGGGGAATGTTTACAGACTGCCGCAGGAAGGAAACCATACAAAGTATGCTCTGAGTGAACCTCTTGCCTGTGTCATGAATGCCCAGTCTTATCTGCACATTGCACCGGGTGACTGTGTTCTTATTATAGGAAGCGGTATTATTGGCTGTATGCATGCAGAGCTTGCTGTGCATGCAAAAGCGGGAAAGGTAGTGATCGCTGAGACATCACAGGAGAGGATCTGCCAGGCGGAGAAATTATTGGAAGGAGTTTCTTTTATCAACTCTTCAAAGGAAAATCTGGAGGAAAAAATAAAAGAACTTACACAAGGCAATGGGGCAGATGTGGTGGTTACGGCCTGTTCTGTGGGAAAAGTACAGGAACAGGGCATGAAGCTTTTGGCAAAGAGGGGAAGAATATCCCTGTTTGGGGGACTTCCGGGGGAGTCTAAGGGATTTCTCGACAGTAATTTGATCCACTACAGAGAATTATCAGTTTATGGTGTCCATGCATCCACACCGGAGCAGAATAAAAAGGCAATGGAATATATCCGGGATGGTGTCATAGATGCGGAAAAATATATCAGCGCCTGTTATCCGTTGTCACGCGCAGGCGAGGCATTTGAGGAAGCTGAAAAGGGAGAAGCCATGAAACTGGTGGTTACTATGTAG
- a CDS encoding beta-mannosidase: MIVQKLGGTDWKYRDIQEKEWHDANVPGTLFMDMIREGRIQNPFYRFQEREFQELAQKDYEYELRFAVQEDVFFREKQFLVFEGIDTIADICLNGVEIAQTENMHRTYRLPVKGILQEGENLLHITLHSPVRYIEEQHRKHPLPEFNTASPHGFSQIRKIHSSFGWDAEPNVPDLGIWREVYIEAYDKARISHVYTRQRHEEGKVFLKTETLVDTVCGREADVSIILYDPEGTEISRKQTKCIEFLSEAWIEIENPQIWWPNGYGDQPLYEICVKMQCGEERDEKRFSVGLRTMEVRREKDAFGESFAFYVNGVPVFAKGGSYTPPDKFLTACRGQRHEELIRLCKEANYNCIRIWGGAVYPDDELYDLCDRNGILIWQDLMFACALYPSDEAFLESIREEVRDNVIRLRNHACLVLWCGNNENEWFHDYEHHAEGLTQELRMKNLQQYEVHLAEVVRKYDPDRLFWPSSPSSGGGYYDPNGYEKGDVHCWYVWYLPAKPYTFYRDCTGRFISEFGLESFQNYKTLCNYLDPEDMSPNSEVMDYMQRCSDNYCNMGNGKIMNYIFQEVQTPQSFKEYIFASQYAQAEGIKYGTCHFRSMKPRCMGALYWQIVDCFPGTSWSGIDYEYRLKVLHYYARRFFKQVILCVREDRFESRRLEILAVNDDPEGFASKLSWSLRDAAGHVVKNGEKTMQIPASSSTVIQEMDWSEEIKEEDRKKYYLELFLYGQNDEMIAEETYLFVKPKHFQFMHPEFMVDVQNQREKYILNIQTTCFAKCIKMDLEDNDCEFSDNCFDLSPGRTKTVEIDKKSLRRQITKEELKKQLIVENVNDIGKKL, from the coding sequence ATGATCGTACAAAAGCTGGGAGGAACGGATTGGAAATATAGAGATATACAGGAGAAAGAGTGGCATGATGCAAATGTTCCTGGTACCTTGTTTATGGATATGATAAGAGAAGGGAGAATCCAAAATCCTTTTTATCGTTTCCAGGAGAGAGAATTTCAGGAGCTTGCACAAAAGGATTATGAATATGAGCTGCGTTTTGCCGTACAGGAGGATGTGTTTTTCAGAGAAAAACAGTTTTTGGTGTTTGAAGGGATTGATACGATCGCAGACATCTGTCTGAACGGTGTTGAGATTGCCCAGACAGAAAATATGCACCGTACATACCGGCTTCCGGTAAAGGGGATATTACAGGAAGGGGAAAACCTGCTGCATATCACCCTGCATTCGCCGGTGCGTTACATAGAAGAACAGCACAGAAAACACCCCCTGCCTGAGTTTAATACGGCAAGCCCTCATGGTTTTTCACAGATACGGAAAATCCACAGTTCCTTTGGATGGGATGCAGAGCCGAATGTGCCGGATTTGGGAATCTGGAGAGAGGTATACATAGAGGCTTACGACAAGGCGCGTATTTCCCATGTATATACCAGACAGAGACATGAAGAAGGAAAAGTTTTTTTGAAAACAGAGACTTTGGTGGACACGGTATGTGGGAGAGAGGCAGACGTAAGTATAATTTTATATGATCCGGAAGGGACAGAAATATCCAGAAAACAGACAAAATGCATAGAATTTCTGTCGGAAGCCTGGATAGAGATTGAGAATCCTCAAATCTGGTGGCCTAACGGGTATGGAGATCAACCGCTTTATGAAATCTGTGTCAAAATGCAGTGCGGGGAAGAGCGGGATGAGAAACGTTTTTCTGTGGGCCTTCGCACGATGGAGGTGAGAAGGGAAAAAGATGCCTTTGGAGAAAGCTTTGCCTTTTATGTAAATGGTGTTCCTGTATTTGCAAAAGGAGGAAGCTATACTCCCCCGGATAAATTCCTGACAGCCTGCAGGGGACAGCGTCACGAGGAGTTGATCCGTCTTTGTAAGGAGGCTAATTATAATTGTATCCGCATATGGGGTGGGGCGGTATATCCTGACGATGAATTATATGATTTGTGTGACAGGAACGGAATTTTAATCTGGCAGGATCTGATGTTTGCCTGTGCATTATATCCCTCTGACGAGGCGTTTTTGGAAAGCATCAGGGAAGAAGTGAGAGACAATGTGATCAGACTTCGGAATCATGCATGCCTTGTGCTCTGGTGCGGGAATAACGAAAATGAGTGGTTTCATGACTATGAGCATCATGCAGAGGGGCTGACTCAGGAACTGAGAATGAAGAACCTGCAGCAGTATGAAGTGCATCTGGCTGAAGTGGTCAGGAAATATGACCCGGACAGGCTGTTCTGGCCCAGTTCTCCATCCAGTGGGGGAGGGTATTACGACCCGAATGGATATGAAAAAGGGGATGTGCATTGCTGGTATGTCTGGTATCTGCCTGCAAAACCCTATACTTTTTACCGAGACTGTACAGGAAGATTCATCAGCGAATTCGGGTTGGAATCCTTCCAGAATTATAAGACGCTTTGTAATTATTTGGATCCGGAAGACATGAGCCCCAATTCAGAAGTGATGGATTACATGCAGCGGTGCAGTGACAATTACTGCAATATGGGGAATGGAAAGATCATGAACTATATTTTCCAGGAGGTTCAGACACCCCAGAGCTTTAAGGAATATATTTTTGCGTCCCAGTACGCCCAGGCTGAAGGTATAAAATACGGAACCTGCCATTTCAGAAGCATGAAACCAAGGTGTATGGGGGCTCTCTACTGGCAGATCGTAGACTGTTTTCCAGGCACAAGCTGGTCCGGCATTGATTACGAATACCGTTTGAAAGTTCTGCATTATTATGCAAGACGCTTTTTCAAACAGGTCATTCTGTGTGTGAGAGAGGACCGGTTTGAATCACGCAGGCTGGAGATATTGGCGGTAAACGATGATCCGGAAGGATTTGCGTCAAAGCTTTCCTGGTCCTTGAGAGATGCTGCCGGCCATGTAGTTAAGAATGGGGAAAAAACTATGCAGATCCCAGCCTCTTCCTCCACTGTCATTCAGGAGATGGACTGGTCAGAGGAGATCAAAGAGGAGGATAGGAAAAAATATTATCTGGAACTATTTTTATACGGTCAAAATGATGAGATGATTGCTGAGGAGACTTACCTGTTTGTAAAACCTAAACATTTTCAGTTTATGCATCCGGAATTTATGGTGGATGTACAGAATCAAAGGGAAAAGTATATCTTAAATATTCAGACTACTTGTTTTGCTAAATGTATAAAAATGGATTTAGAGGATAATGATTGTGAGTTTTCGGATAACTGTTTTGACCTTTCGCCGGGAAGAACAAAAACAGTGGAGATAGATAAAAAGAGTCTCCGCCGGCAGATCACAAAAGAGGAGCTGAAAAAACAGCTCATAGTTGAGAATGTAAACGATATTGGCAAAAAATTATAA
- a CDS encoding ABC transporter substrate-binding protein has product MRRRIAVLLAGLMVCSMLTACGSTEEPKGEPEAEQGETKEEAKEEKEPEAENESETGGDFTEEVTLDVAMMWPLDSTTDAKSYALNRAIQRLEKDYPNIKVNYDGSVHDDYQTIMMTYAAADTLPDVFNVKGAWIPNLVENEQIGTVDEFFENDKDWSDKFDDEVLFDMEYDGHYYGAPFQNLCCSLVIYNKDIYKSVGYEKFPETWEDMMDCFAKLKEAGYVPLGVGNSGQWVANSCIFGAMGDRGAGSKWYDDIMEGTGDGFLDENMLKGVEKMAELAEKEYLNTNLNSIDQFEVMPPYLNEEYASYVDGSWTFATLIATAGDDQSVVEKSGVAVLPAIDGGKGDYPATPGGSAWGQAYNAKLTGAKKQAAELFIKYTTDEEWCKDLAEKGDFGGMNIDYDYSAISPLVQEYAQLKNSVKKTPQYDCHFDTSVIDAMNTNFQELLIGEITPKEWGERVQEEYELTLD; this is encoded by the coding sequence ATGAGAAGAAGAATTGCTGTGTTATTGGCAGGGTTGATGGTCTGTTCTATGCTGACTGCCTGTGGTTCCACGGAAGAACCCAAGGGAGAACCTGAAGCAGAACAGGGGGAGACAAAGGAAGAGGCAAAGGAAGAGAAAGAACCTGAAGCAGAGAATGAATCTGAGACAGGCGGTGACTTTACAGAGGAGGTTACGCTGGATGTTGCTATGATGTGGCCTCTTGACAGCACTACAGATGCAAAATCATACGCGCTGAACCGTGCCATTCAAAGGCTGGAGAAGGATTATCCGAATATTAAAGTAAATTATGATGGTTCTGTACATGATGATTATCAGACGATTATGATGACCTATGCCGCAGCAGATACGCTTCCGGATGTATTTAACGTAAAGGGAGCATGGATTCCGAATCTGGTGGAGAACGAACAGATAGGTACTGTGGATGAATTTTTTGAAAATGATAAAGACTGGTCAGATAAATTCGATGATGAAGTGCTTTTTGATATGGAGTACGACGGACATTACTATGGTGCACCATTCCAGAATCTCTGCTGTTCCCTGGTAATATACAATAAGGATATCTATAAATCTGTGGGATACGAAAAGTTCCCCGAGACATGGGAAGACATGATGGATTGCTTTGCTAAGCTGAAAGAGGCTGGCTATGTGCCTTTAGGTGTGGGAAACAGCGGACAGTGGGTTGCCAACTCCTGTATCTTCGGAGCAATGGGAGACAGAGGTGCCGGAAGCAAATGGTATGATGACATCATGGAAGGCACCGGGGATGGATTCCTGGATGAAAATATGTTAAAAGGCGTAGAGAAGATGGCAGAACTGGCAGAAAAAGAGTATTTAAATACGAACCTGAACAGTATTGACCAGTTTGAAGTTATGCCGCCGTATCTCAATGAGGAGTATGCTTCTTATGTGGATGGCTCTTGGACCTTTGCCACACTGATCGCAACAGCAGGCGATGACCAGAGTGTAGTAGAGAAATCAGGCGTGGCTGTTCTGCCTGCAATTGACGGAGGCAAGGGCGATTATCCGGCTACACCTGGCGGCTCTGCATGGGGGCAGGCATATAACGCAAAACTTACCGGAGCCAAAAAGCAGGCGGCAGAATTGTTTATCAAATATACCACGGATGAAGAATGGTGTAAGGATCTGGCAGAAAAAGGTGATTTTGGAGGTATGAATATAGACTACGATTACAGTGCAATTTCTCCTCTTGTCCAGGAATATGCACAGCTTAAAAACAGTGTGAAAAAGACCCCGCAGTATGACTGTCATTTTGATACTTCTGTCATTGATGCTATGAATACAAACTTCCAGGAACTTCTCATTGGAGAAATTACCCCGAAGGAATGGGGAGAACGTGTTCAGGAGGAATATGAGCTGACTCTTGACTGA
- a CDS encoding carbohydrate ABC transporter permease — protein sequence MNKTYGVTQISKKILMLLVNVLIALLSLFCLFPVVWMIYSSLKDEPSFLKNLIGLPTSLHFSNYLSAIKTGKMDVAFVNSVLVSVVAVAALVFIAFVAGVVFARYQFKGKTILYTMFLSGMLIPVHSLLIPIFVELKLFTLNNNRFILALVYAAFGLPKAIFLVTSFAATIPREIEEAVIIDGGNTHDIFFKVFLPISKPILSTVIILSFLDAWNEFPFSLVLMGKPELKTLPIALTYFTGQHSVQYTPMMAGLTIATLPVVIVYFLFHKKIMEGMVAGSVKG from the coding sequence ATGAATAAAACTTACGGAGTGACGCAAATATCAAAAAAAATACTTATGCTGCTGGTAAATGTGCTCATAGCTCTTCTGTCTCTTTTCTGTCTGTTTCCTGTGGTATGGATGATTTATTCTTCTTTGAAGGATGAACCGTCATTTTTAAAAAATCTCATAGGGCTTCCTACTTCCCTTCATTTCAGCAATTATCTCTCTGCAATCAAGACGGGAAAGATGGATGTGGCATTTGTCAACAGTGTATTGGTCAGTGTTGTGGCTGTAGCGGCTTTGGTTTTCATAGCATTTGTGGCGGGAGTGGTTTTTGCCAGATATCAGTTCAAGGGTAAAACAATTCTTTACACCATGTTCCTGTCCGGAATGCTGATCCCTGTTCACAGTCTCCTAATACCGATTTTTGTGGAGTTAAAGCTATTTACACTGAATAATAATAGGTTTATACTGGCTCTAGTCTATGCCGCTTTTGGGCTGCCAAAGGCCATTTTCCTGGTGACGAGCTTTGCCGCCACCATACCAAGAGAAATTGAGGAAGCTGTGATCATTGATGGGGGAAATACCCATGATATCTTCTTCAAGGTGTTTTTACCGATATCCAAACCTATTCTTTCGACCGTGATTATTTTGAGCTTTTTGGATGCCTGGAATGAATTTCCGTTCTCTTTGGTGTTGATGGGAAAACCTGAGCTGAAAACGCTGCCGATCGCGCTGACATATTTTACAGGACAGCACTCCGTCCAGTATACGCCTATGATGGCAGGGCTTACCATAGCTACACTGCCGGTTGTGATCGTATATTTTCTGTTTCATAAGAAAATTATGGAAGGGATGGTGGCTGGTTCTGTGAAGGGATAA
- a CDS encoding cysteine-rich KTR domain-containing protein, giving the protein MTKIISEWIRCPVCGNKTRLQIREDTELKNFPLYCPKCKQESLIDAKDLQVTVIKGLEMKIAKSAAKKKSSKIEL; this is encoded by the coding sequence ATGACGAAAATAATTTCTGAGTGGATACGCTGCCCTGTTTGCGGAAATAAAACAAGGTTACAGATACGGGAAGATACAGAACTAAAAAACTTTCCTCTTTATTGCCCGAAATGCAAACAAGAAAGTTTGATTGACGCAAAGGATTTACAGGTAACAGTTATTAAAGGGCTTGAAATGAAAATAGCAAAGAGCGCGGCAAAGAAAAAGAGCAGCAAAATAGAGCTTTAA
- a CDS encoding nucleoside triphosphate pyrophosphohydrolase, which translates to MKNFNKLVRDKIPDIIREDGGQPRTEILSAASYISELDKKLDEEIAEYQESKELEELADVVEVIYAICEARGYTVEKLHAVREEKRRRRGGFEKKILLVSKD; encoded by the coding sequence TTGAAAAATTTTAACAAGCTGGTGCGGGATAAAATTCCGGATATCATAAGAGAAGACGGCGGACAGCCACGGACGGAAATTCTGTCAGCGGCATCGTATATCTCTGAGCTTGACAAAAAGCTTGACGAGGAAATTGCGGAATATCAGGAGAGTAAGGAACTGGAAGAACTGGCGGACGTGGTAGAGGTTATCTACGCAATTTGTGAAGCCAGGGGATATACCGTTGAAAAGCTGCATGCTGTCAGGGAAGAAAAACGCCGGCGGCGAGGCGGGTTTGAGAAAAAGATTTTATTGGTTTCAAAAGATTAA
- a CDS encoding sugar-binding transcriptional regulator gives MVRDHLKLEVVRLYYLENLSQNQIAKQMEISRSYVSKLLIEARKEKLIEIRSSNPWLIETDEEKYLRKKYGLKKGFIVSAGRKKDEGKREAYYQELGRVLNDILNAIVKDGDTIGVAWGRTIYECSKRLSTEQEYKDIKVVQLCGGLSQNQNSTFSGEISKNFVSAFGGDAYAMTAPAIVENKAYKDIFLKEHGISRVMQLWENMNIAVFTVGKCEQQSSLVRSGYVPGEMIEHLKESGAVGEVCTHFVDKEGKCANQDLEDRTIAVPMEQLKNCEFRIAVILGEKRLETLRAVLHAGYANVLIIDEEAAEKLIQE, from the coding sequence ATGGTAAGAGATCATTTAAAACTAGAGGTAGTCAGACTTTATTATCTGGAAAATTTAAGTCAGAATCAAATCGCAAAACAGATGGAGATTTCACGTTCCTATGTTTCAAAACTGCTTATAGAAGCCAGGAAGGAAAAGCTGATCGAGATAAGAAGCAGCAATCCGTGGCTGATCGAGACAGATGAGGAAAAGTACCTCAGAAAAAAATACGGGCTGAAAAAGGGATTTATAGTTTCAGCAGGCAGAAAAAAGGATGAGGGAAAAAGAGAGGCCTATTATCAGGAGCTTGGAAGGGTTTTAAATGATATTCTCAATGCCATTGTGAAGGATGGGGATACCATTGGCGTTGCATGGGGCAGAACGATCTATGAGTGCTCCAAGAGACTTTCCACAGAACAGGAGTATAAGGACATAAAGGTAGTTCAGTTATGCGGTGGATTGAGTCAGAACCAGAACAGCACATTTTCAGGGGAAATCAGCAAGAATTTTGTCTCTGCATTTGGGGGAGATGCGTATGCCATGACAGCTCCTGCCATTGTGGAAAACAAAGCGTATAAGGATATTTTCCTGAAAGAACATGGAATAAGCCGTGTGATGCAGCTTTGGGAAAATATGAATATAGCGGTATTTACGGTGGGTAAATGCGAACAGCAAAGCTCTCTTGTCCGTTCCGGCTACGTTCCGGGAGAGATGATAGAACATCTGAAGGAAAGCGGGGCTGTGGGAGAGGTTTGTACCCATTTTGTAGACAAAGAGGGAAAGTGTGCTAATCAGGATCTGGAGGACAGGACCATAGCGGTTCCCATGGAGCAGCTTAAAAACTGTGAATTCAGAATAGCCGTTATACTAGGTGAGAAAAGGCTTGAGACCCTGCGTGCGGTCCTTCATGCAGGCTATGCCAATGTTCTTATCATAGATGAGGAAGCGGCAGAGAAACTGATTCAGGAATAA
- a CDS encoding CPBP family intramembrane glutamic endopeptidase, which produces MKKLYEKSEQTFAIVWIVIYCVLQSLANPLNEKIGIEYSASAIFCIVQATVLFVFIRKNNLLKRYGLCKTSVPARRFLYYVPLFILATGNLWNGIAVNYSLSGTVCRIACMLCVGFIEEVIFRGFLFKAIAKDNLKSAIIISSVTFGVGHLVNLFNGSGMDLVSNLCQICFAIAVGFLLVTIFYRGGSLLPCIITHSAINTLGTFANEVGFTVEKHIIRVLVMTVLTVAYTLILTKTLPKRQRKNGNDEVD; this is translated from the coding sequence ATGAAAAAACTATATGAGAAAAGCGAGCAGACATTTGCGATTGTTTGGATTGTGATTTATTGCGTTTTGCAATCTTTAGCTAATCCACTAAATGAAAAAATAGGGATTGAATATTCTGCAAGTGCTATTTTTTGTATCGTACAGGCCACTGTCCTTTTTGTTTTTATTCGGAAAAACAATTTACTGAAACGGTACGGACTTTGCAAAACTTCCGTACCTGCCCGACGATTTCTTTACTATGTGCCACTTTTTATCTTAGCCACAGGAAATCTTTGGAACGGTATTGCTGTCAATTATTCGCTATCGGGAACTGTTTGTCGTATTGCCTGTATGCTTTGCGTGGGATTTATCGAGGAAGTGATTTTCAGAGGTTTCCTGTTCAAAGCAATAGCAAAAGACAATCTGAAATCCGCAATTATTATCTCAAGCGTAACCTTTGGTGTGGGGCATTTGGTAAATTTATTCAACGGAAGCGGTATGGACTTAGTAAGTAATTTGTGCCAAATTTGTTTTGCGATTGCGGTAGGTTTTTTGCTTGTAACTATATTTTATCGTGGTGGCAGTCTGCTTCCCTGTATTATTACTCATTCTGCTATTAACACTCTCGGTACTTTTGCAAATGAAGTGGGATTTACGGTGGAAAAGCATATTATTCGTGTTCTTGTTATGACTGTACTAACTGTTGCCTACACTTTAATCCTCACAAAGACGCTCCCGAAAAGGCAGCGGAAAAATGGGAATGACGAGGTGGATTGA
- a CDS encoding carbohydrate ABC transporter permease yields MANNKVLQPKKRTLFLYMFPSVVLFLVFTAIPIAMAIYYSLFNWSGGKKKIFLGLDNYSRLLGDSIFGKALLNNFILAACCVIFQVGIAFIIASLICSKGLKLKSFHQFAIFMPVVLAPVVVGFLWKIIYSQDYGLLNFLLRSAGLESWIRPWIDDVDLVMKCITVPIVWQWIGLYVVIFVSAMKNIPEEIFESAALDGAGGIKKAVFITWPMTMDTVKISVILAVSGCMKIFEHIYIITSGGPGTASMVGAMYAYKTSFIKQRFGYGSTISVGIMAVSLTLVLLCNVIFGKGKKKYE; encoded by the coding sequence ATGGCAAACAACAAGGTACTGCAGCCTAAGAAGAGAACTCTTTTTCTGTACATGTTTCCGAGTGTAGTGCTGTTTCTTGTATTTACAGCGATACCTATTGCTATGGCGATTTATTATTCTCTGTTTAACTGGTCCGGAGGAAAGAAAAAGATATTTCTGGGGCTGGACAACTATTCCAGATTATTGGGAGATTCCATATTTGGAAAGGCATTGCTCAATAACTTTATTCTGGCAGCCTGTTGTGTGATCTTTCAGGTGGGAATTGCATTTATAATTGCTTCTCTAATCTGTTCCAAAGGCCTTAAATTAAAATCTTTTCACCAGTTCGCGATATTTATGCCGGTTGTTCTGGCGCCAGTTGTGGTGGGCTTTCTATGGAAAATCATTTACAGCCAGGATTACGGACTTTTAAACTTTCTGCTGAGGTCAGCGGGATTGGAGAGTTGGATCCGGCCATGGATCGACGATGTGGATCTAGTTATGAAATGTATAACGGTGCCTATTGTATGGCAGTGGATTGGACTGTATGTGGTTATTTTTGTCAGTGCCATGAAAAACATACCCGAGGAGATTTTTGAGAGCGCAGCACTTGACGGGGCAGGGGGAATCAAAAAGGCAGTTTTTATCACATGGCCTATGACTATGGATACAGTGAAAATTTCAGTTATCCTGGCTGTTTCCGGGTGTATGAAGATCTTTGAACATATCTATATCATCACCAGCGGAGGGCCGGGTACCGCGTCTATGGTGGGGGCTATGTATGCTTACAAAACGTCCTTTATTAAACAGCGGTTTGGCTATGGCTCTACCATATCCGTAGGGATCATGGCGGTGAGTCTGACACTGGTTCTGCTATGCAATGTGATATTCGGGAAGGGAAAGAAGAAATATGAATAA